A single Fusobacterium simiae DNA region contains:
- a CDS encoding AAA family ATPase, which translates to MKKLPIGLSDFKELIEENYYYFDKTEYIDEIIKDGSKVKLFTRPRRFGKTLNMSMLKYFFDIKEAEENRKLFKGLYIEKTESFKEQGQYPVVFLSLKDLKTTTWEEMERRIIVMLSDLFSEYEYLLDELKGTNYENFKDIAYKKIGLYDLGGALKLLTKILYERYSKKVIVLIDEYDAPLVSAYHNDYYDKAKDFFKTFYSSVLKDNVYLQMGVMTGIIRVIKAGIFSDLNNLRTYTILSDKYTDSYGLTEEEVIKSLKDYEIEYEISNVKDWYDGYRFGDSEV; encoded by the coding sequence ATGAAAAAATTACCAATAGGATTAAGTGATTTTAAAGAATTAATAGAAGAAAATTATTATTATTTTGATAAAACAGAATATATAGATGAAATAATTAAAGATGGCTCTAAAGTAAAGTTATTCACTAGACCCAGAAGATTTGGAAAAACATTAAATATGTCAATGTTAAAATATTTTTTTGATATAAAAGAAGCAGAAGAAAATAGAAAATTATTCAAAGGTTTATATATAGAAAAGACAGAATCTTTTAAGGAACAAGGACAATACCCAGTTGTATTTTTATCATTAAAAGATTTAAAAACTACAACTTGGGAAGAAATGGAAAGAAGAATAATTGTCATGCTTTCTGATTTATTTTCTGAATATGAGTATTTATTAGATGAATTAAAAGGAACTAATTATGAAAATTTTAAGGATATTGCTTATAAAAAAATAGGTTTATATGATTTAGGAGGAGCATTAAAGCTATTAACAAAAATACTATATGAAAGATATAGTAAAAAAGTAATAGTGTTAATAGATGAATATGATGCACCATTGGTATCAGCATATCATAACGACTATTATGACAAAGCAAAAGATTTTTTTAAAACTTTTTATAGTTCAGTTTTAAAAGATAATGTATATCTACAAATGGGAGTAATGACAGGAATAATAAGAGTAATAAAAGCAGGGATATTCTCAGATTTGAACAATTTAAGAACTTATACTATATTAAGTGATAAATATACAGATAGCTATGGATTGACAGAAGAAGAAGTAATAAAAAGTTTGAAAGATTATGAAATAGAATATGAAATATCAAATGTAAAAGATTGGTATGATGGATATAGATTTGGAGACAGTGAAGT
- a CDS encoding Na+/H+ antiporter NhaC family protein produces the protein MGSIIAILLFSLSLIFCIVLKFPVVYALIVGYIIFIVYGLIKGHKLMILIKNSFKGILTVKNILLVFMLIGMITALWRASGTIAFIVYMGSKLISPSILILLTFLLCAILSVLIGTSLGTAATMGVICASIGKAMGVNPYYIGGAVLSGIYFGDRCSPMSTSALLISELTKTDLYKNIKLMIKTSIIPIIATCAFYLFLGFKSTSLEKSTDVTNIFNENYNLSIIVIIPAILIIILSMLKVNVKKTMAVSIIISFIIATFLQKENLSSLINYCIFGYYHSNEKLNLMMKGGGIVSMINVSLIVGISSSYSGIFKETKMLNALKFYLEKFSKKITSYFIIFLSAIISGVIACNQSLGIILTNELCGELVEKQKMAIILENTIVLMAGLIPWNIAMEVPLKAIDVGIMSGVYAFYLYFLPLWNLFFGIIAEKKIKI, from the coding sequence ATGGGAAGTATCATTGCAATTTTATTATTTTCACTATCACTTATATTTTGTATTGTATTAAAATTTCCAGTTGTCTATGCACTAATAGTAGGCTATATAATTTTTATAGTTTATGGACTTATTAAAGGGCATAAGTTAATGATTTTAATAAAAAATTCATTTAAAGGAATACTAACAGTTAAAAATATACTTTTAGTTTTTATGTTAATAGGGATGATTACTGCCTTATGGAGAGCTTCTGGAACAATAGCCTTTATTGTCTATATGGGTTCAAAATTAATTTCTCCTTCAATTTTGATACTACTAACTTTTTTACTTTGTGCAATACTTTCAGTTTTAATAGGAACTTCACTTGGTACAGCTGCTACTATGGGGGTTATTTGTGCCTCTATTGGAAAAGCTATGGGAGTTAATCCATATTATATTGGTGGAGCTGTTTTAAGTGGAATATATTTTGGGGATAGATGCTCTCCAATGTCAACTTCTGCTTTACTTATCTCAGAACTTACAAAAACAGATTTGTATAAAAATATTAAATTGATGATAAAAACTTCTATCATACCAATTATTGCAACTTGTGCATTTTATTTATTTTTAGGTTTTAAATCAACTTCATTAGAAAAAAGTACAGATGTTACTAATATTTTTAATGAAAATTATAATTTAAGTATAATAGTTATAATTCCTGCTATTTTAATAATTATCCTTTCAATGTTAAAAGTAAATGTAAAAAAAACAATGGCAGTGAGTATAATTATAAGTTTTATAATTGCAACGTTTCTTCAAAAAGAAAATTTAAGTTCACTCATTAATTATTGCATTTTTGGTTATTATCATTCTAATGAAAAATTAAATTTAATGATGAAAGGTGGAGGAATAGTGTCAATGATTAATGTTTCTCTAATTGTTGGAATTTCTTCATCATATTCAGGAATTTTTAAAGAAACGAAAATGTTAAATGCATTGAAATTTTATCTAGAAAAATTTTCAAAGAAAATAACAAGTTATTTTATTATATTTCTAAGTGCAATTATTTCAGGTGTCATTGCTTGTAATCAAAGTTTAGGGATAATTTTAACTAATGAATTGTGTGGAGAGCTTGTAGAGAAGCAAAAAATGGCTATAATTTTGGAAAATACTATTGTGTTGATGGCAGGGCTTATTCCTTGGAATATTGCAATGGAAGTACCTTTAAAAGCAATAGATGTTGGGATTATGTCAGGAGTTTATGCTTTTTATTTGTATTTTCTGCCACTTTGGAATTTATTTTTTGGGATTATAGCTGAGAAAAAAATAAAAATTTAA
- the purD gene encoding phosphoribosylamine--glycine ligase, translated as MKVLIVGSGGREHAIAWKISQNLKVEKIYAAPGNAYNKVIKNCENINLKTSDDILNFAIKEKIDLTIVGSEELLIDGIVDKFQKNNLVIFGPNKEAAMLEGSKAFAKDFMQKYGVKTAKYQSFTDKEKAIKYLDEMSYPVVIKASGLAAGKGVIIAQNRKEAEDTLDDMMTNKVFASAGDTVVIEEFLDGAEISVLSITDSDVILPFISAKDHKKISEKETGLNTGGMGVIAPNPYYTKTIEEKFIQNILNPTLKGIKEEKMNFAGIIFFGLMVAKGEVYLLEYNMRMGDPETQAVLPLMKSDFLDVISSALNKDLKNIKIDWENKSACCVVMAAGGYPVKYEKGNLINGLEKFDTNKFDTKIFFAGVKEENDKFYTNGGRVLNVVSIEDNLEKAIESAYKNVKEISFKDNYYRKDIGTLYIPVEF; from the coding sequence ATGAAAGTTTTAATAGTTGGTTCTGGTGGAAGAGAACATGCAATAGCATGGAAAATTTCTCAAAATTTAAAGGTAGAGAAAATATATGCTGCACCAGGAAATGCTTATAATAAAGTTATAAAAAATTGTGAAAATATTAATTTAAAAACTTCTGATGATATTTTAAATTTTGCAATAAAAGAAAAAATTGATTTAACAATAGTTGGAAGTGAAGAACTTTTAATTGATGGAATAGTTGATAAATTCCAAAAAAATAATTTAGTTATATTTGGACCAAATAAAGAAGCTGCAATGCTTGAAGGTTCAAAGGCTTTTGCTAAGGACTTTATGCAAAAGTATGGAGTTAAGACTGCTAAATATCAATCTTTTACTGATAAAGAAAAAGCTATTAAATATTTAGATGAAATGTCTTATCCAGTTGTAATAAAAGCAAGTGGGCTTGCAGCAGGAAAAGGTGTTATAATTGCACAAAATAGAAAAGAAGCAGAGGATACTTTAGATGATATGATGACTAATAAGGTATTTGCCTCAGCAGGAGATACTGTTGTGATAGAAGAATTTTTAGATGGTGCTGAAATTTCTGTTTTATCTATTACAGATTCAGATGTAATATTACCTTTTATATCTGCTAAGGATCATAAAAAAATATCTGAAAAAGAAACAGGATTAAATACAGGAGGTATGGGAGTAATAGCACCTAACCCATATTATACAAAAACTATTGAAGAAAAGTTTATACAAAATATATTAAATCCTACTTTAAAAGGTATCAAAGAAGAAAAAATGAATTTTGCAGGAATAATATTTTTCGGTTTAATGGTTGCAAAAGGAGAAGTATATTTACTTGAATATAATATGAGAATGGGTGACCCAGAAACACAAGCAGTTTTACCTTTAATGAAATCAGATTTTTTAGATGTTATTAGTTCAGCTTTAAATAAAGACTTAAAAAATATAAAGATTGATTGGGAAAATAAATCAGCTTGTTGTGTTGTTATGGCAGCAGGAGGATATCCAGTTAAATATGAAAAAGGAAACCTTATAAATGGTTTAGAAAAATTTGACACAAATAAATTTGATACTAAAATTTTCTTTGCAGGAGTAAAAGAAGAAAATGATAAATTCTATACTAATGGTGGTAGAGTTTTAAATGTTGTTTCTATTGAAGATAATTTAGAAAAAGCTATTGAAAGTGCTTATAAAAATGTGAAAGAAATTTCATTTAAAGATAATTACTATCGTAAAGATATAGGAACTTTATATATTCCAGTTGAATTTTAA
- the purH gene encoding bifunctional phosphoribosylaminoimidazolecarboxamide formyltransferase/IMP cyclohydrolase yields MKKRALISVYDKTGILDFAKFLVSKGIEIISTGGTYKYLKENDIEVIEVSKVTNFEEMLDGRVKTLHPNIHGGILALRDNEEHMRTLKERNIDTIDYVIVNLYPFFEKVKEDLSFEEKIEFIDIGGPTMLRSAAKSFKDVVVISDIKDYELIKEEINSSNNVSYETRKKLAGKVFNLTSAYDAAISQFLLDEDFPEYLNLSYKKSMEMRYGENSHQKAAYYTDNMSEGAMKDFKQLNGKELSYNNIRDMDLAWKVVSEFDEICCCAVKHSTPCGVALGNNVEEAYKKAYETDPVSIFGGIVAFNKEVDEATAKLLNEIFLEIIIAPSFSRSALEILTKKKNIRLIVCKNKPSDKKELIKVDGGILVQDTDNKLYKDLEVVTKAKPTSQEEKDLIFALKVVKFVKSNAIVVAKNLQTLGIGGGEVSRIWAAEKALERAKERFNTTDIVLSSDAFFPFKDVVELATKNGVKAIIQPGGSVNDKDSIEECNKNNISMIFSKLRHFRH; encoded by the coding sequence ATGAAAAAAAGAGCTTTAATTTCAGTATATGATAAAACAGGTATATTGGATTTTGCAAAATTTTTAGTTAGTAAAGGAATAGAAATTATTTCAACAGGTGGAACATATAAATATTTAAAAGAAAATGATATTGAAGTTATTGAAGTTAGTAAAGTAACAAATTTTGAAGAAATGCTAGATGGTAGAGTTAAGACTTTACATCCAAATATACATGGTGGAATTTTAGCATTAAGAGATAATGAAGAACATATGAGAACTTTGAAAGAAAGAAATATTGATACTATTGATTATGTAATAGTAAATTTATACCCTTTCTTTGAGAAAGTAAAAGAAGATTTATCTTTTGAAGAAAAAATTGAATTTATTGATATAGGTGGACCTACAATGCTTAGATCTGCTGCTAAATCATTTAAAGATGTTGTTGTTATTTCAGATATTAAAGATTATGAACTTATAAAAGAAGAGATTAATTCTTCAAATAATGTTTCTTATGAAACTAGAAAAAAATTAGCAGGTAAAGTATTTAATTTAACTTCTGCTTATGATGCAGCCATATCACAATTTTTATTAGATGAAGATTTTCCAGAATATCTAAATTTATCATATAAAAAATCTATGGAAATGAGATATGGAGAAAATTCCCATCAAAAAGCAGCATACTACACTGATAATATGAGTGAAGGAGCTATGAAAGATTTTAAACAACTTAATGGAAAGGAGCTTTCATATAACAATATAAGAGATATGGACTTAGCTTGGAAAGTTGTTTCAGAATTTGATGAAATTTGTTGTTGTGCAGTAAAACATTCAACTCCTTGTGGAGTTGCATTAGGGAATAATGTGGAAGAAGCATATAAAAAGGCTTATGAAACAGACCCTGTATCAATTTTTGGAGGAATAGTAGCTTTTAATAAAGAAGTTGATGAAGCAACTGCAAAATTATTAAATGAAATCTTTTTAGAAATTATAATAGCACCAAGTTTTTCAAGATCTGCCTTAGAAATTTTAACTAAAAAGAAAAATATAAGACTTATTGTATGCAAAAATAAGCCAAGTGATAAAAAAGAATTAATAAAAGTTGATGGCGGAATTTTAGTTCAAGATACAGATAATAAACTATACAAAGATTTAGAAGTTGTAACAAAAGCTAAACCTACAAGTCAAGAAGAAAAAGATTTAATTTTTGCTTTAAAGGTTGTAAAATTTGTAAAATCAAATGCTATTGTTGTGGCTAAAAATTTACAAACATTGGGAATAGGTGGAGGAGAAGTAAGTAGAATTTGGGCTGCTGAAAAAGCATTGGAAAGAGCAAAAGAAAGATTTAATACAACTGATATTGTACTTTCATCAGATGCTTTCTTCCCATTTAAAGATGTTGTTGAACTTGCTACTAAAAATGGAGTTAAGGCTATCATTCAACCTGGAGGTTCTGTAAATGATAAAGATTCTATTGAAGAATGCAATAAAAATAATATCTCTATGATATTCTCAAAATTAAGACACTTTAGACACTAA
- a CDS encoding class I SAM-dependent methyltransferase produces the protein MERLKGVANTLFVPLYGRIYVSKKFPEYFYDEMALKIGTQFTTGISKGSFEYTNMAYAARYYNMDKMIIKFIKEHKICNIIFLGVGLETAYDRITKKYGLGEVNYYGIDLPEVIEIRKEYFGERKQETLIVGDMFEMEWKEQIDTSIPTLLVVSGVFQYFFEDKIIEFIKNLKKEFPYGELIFDTAREKSGLKFANWYIRRTGNLEALMHFYIEDSVDFSKKTDTILVEELTFFKDARELLKGKLNLITKLFMKIADTKKQALIIHLKW, from the coding sequence ATGGAAAGATTGAAAGGGGTTGCAAATACATTATTCGTACCATTGTATGGAAGAATTTATGTGTCAAAAAAATTTCCAGAATATTTTTATGATGAAATGGCATTAAAAATAGGAACACAATTTACAACTGGTATTTCCAAAGGCAGTTTTGAATATACAAATATGGCTTATGCTGCTAGATACTATAATATGGATAAGATGATAATTAAATTTATCAAAGAACATAAAATATGTAATATTATTTTTCTTGGAGTAGGTTTAGAAACGGCTTATGATAGGATAACAAAAAAATATGGTCTAGGAGAAGTAAATTATTATGGTATAGATCTTCCAGAAGTAATTGAAATTCGTAAAGAATATTTTGGTGAAAGAAAACAAGAAACATTAATAGTTGGGGATATGTTTGAAATGGAATGGAAAGAACAAATTGATACATCTATACCAACACTTTTGGTTGTTTCAGGGGTATTTCAATATTTTTTTGAAGATAAAATTATAGAATTTATTAAAAATTTAAAAAAAGAATTTCCATATGGTGAGTTAATTTTTGATACTGCAAGGGAAAAAAGTGGATTAAAATTTGCTAACTGGTATATTAGGAGAACTGGAAACCTAGAAGCATTAATGCATTTCTATATTGAGGATAGTGTTGATTTTTCCAAGAAAACAGATACTATATTAGTAGAAGAACTTACTTTTTTTAAAGATGCTAGAGAACTTCTTAAGGGAAAACTTAATCTTATAACTAAATTATTTATGAAAATTGCTGATACTAAAAAACAAGCATTAATTATACACTTAAAATGGTAG
- the purN gene encoding phosphoribosylglycinamide formyltransferase, with translation MFKIIVLVSGSGTNMLQLIKNDIKIDCIIADRECKAKNIADEHKIDFILLNRDKEISKNLLKIFEKREPNLIVLAGFLSILDGEILEKYKNKIINIHPSLLPKYGGKGMYGLKVHQAVFKNGDKESGCTVHYVTSDVDAGEIIGQERVNISMAKSPEEIQKIVLEKEWKLLPRVVKELIEKEH, from the coding sequence ATGTTTAAAATAATAGTGTTAGTATCTGGTAGTGGAACTAATATGTTACAACTGATTAAAAATGATATAAAAATAGATTGTATAATTGCTGATAGAGAATGTAAGGCAAAAAATATTGCAGATGAACATAAGATAGATTTTATCCTTTTAAATAGAGATAAAGAAATTTCTAAGAATTTATTAAAAATATTTGAAAAAAGAGAGCCTAATTTAATAGTATTGGCAGGATTTTTATCTATATTAGATGGAGAAATATTAGAAAAATATAAAAATAAAATTATAAATATTCATCCCTCATTACTTCCAAAATATGGTGGAAAAGGTATGTATGGTTTAAAGGTTCATCAAGCAGTATTTAAAAATGGAGATAAAGAAAGTGGTTGTACAGTTCATTATGTTACATCAGATGTTGATGCTGGTGAAATTATTGGACAAGAAAGAGTTAACATAAGTATGGCAAAATCACCAGAAGAAATACAAAAAATAGTCTTAGAAAAAGAATGGAAATTATTACCAAGGGTTGTAAAAGAATTAATAGAAAAAGAACATTAA
- the purM gene encoding phosphoribosylformylglycinamidine cyclo-ligase — translation MINSYKDSGVDKEEGYKAVELMKKNVLKTHNKSVLTNLGSFGAMYELGQYKNPVLISGTDGVGTKLEIAMKQKKYDTVGIDCVAMCVNDVLCHGAKPLFFLDYLACGKLDAEIAAQLVSGVTEGCLQSYAALVGGETAEMPGFYKDGDYDIAGFCVGIVEKENLIDGSKVKEGNKIIAVASSGFHSNGYSLVRKVFTDYNEKISLKEYGKNVTMGDVLLTPTKIYVKPILKVLEKFNVNGMAHITGGGLFENLPRCMGKDLSPVVFRDKVKVPEIFKLIAERSKIKEEELFGTFNMGVGFTLVVDEKDVNPIIDLLTSLGETAYEIGYIEKGDHSLCLK, via the coding sequence ATGATAAATTCTTATAAAGATTCAGGTGTTGACAAAGAAGAAGGTTACAAAGCAGTTGAATTAATGAAGAAAAATGTTTTAAAAACTCATAATAAATCAGTTTTGACAAATTTAGGTAGTTTTGGAGCTATGTATGAATTAGGACAATATAAAAATCCTGTTTTAATCTCTGGAACTGATGGAGTTGGAACAAAATTAGAAATTGCAATGAAGCAAAAAAAGTATGATACAGTTGGAATAGACTGTGTTGCTATGTGTGTAAATGATGTGTTATGTCATGGAGCAAAACCTTTATTTTTCTTAGATTATTTAGCTTGTGGAAAACTTGATGCAGAAATTGCTGCACAATTAGTTTCAGGAGTCACAGAAGGTTGTTTGCAATCTTATGCTGCCTTAGTAGGAGGAGAAACTGCTGAAATGCCAGGTTTCTATAAAGATGGAGATTATGATATAGCAGGTTTCTGTGTTGGAATAGTTGAAAAAGAAAATCTGATAGATGGTTCAAAAGTTAAAGAAGGAAATAAAATAATTGCAGTAGCTTCAAGTGGTTTCCATAGCAATGGATATTCTTTGGTAAGAAAAGTATTCACAGATTACAATGAAAAAATTTCTTTAAAAGAATATGGAAAAAATGTAACTATGGGAGATGTATTATTAACTCCTACAAAAATTTATGTAAAACCAATATTGAAAGTTTTAGAAAAATTTAATGTAAATGGTATGGCTCATATAACAGGTGGAGGATTATTTGAAAATTTACCTCGTTGTATGGGAAAAGATTTATCTCCTGTTGTATTCAGAGATAAAGTAAAAGTACCTGAAATTTTTAAATTAATTGCTGAAAGAAGTAAAATAAAAGAAGAAGAATTATTTGGAACTTTTAATATGGGAGTTGGATTTACATTAGTTGTAGATGAAAAGGATGTAAATCCAATTATTGATTTATTAACTTCTTTAGGAGAAACTGCTTATGAAATAGGGTATATAGAAAAAGGAGACCATTCTTTATGTTTAAAATAA
- the purF gene encoding amidophosphoribosyltransferase: MGILALHSKKVRKDLVGIAYYGMYALQHRGQEGAGYTICDSITNGEVRIKTVKNVGLVSDVFLVDDFQKYEGNILIAHTRYGSKNTMSIRNCQPIGGESAMGYISLVHNGDLSNKEELKQELLNNGSLFQTSIDTEIILKFLSLYGKYGYRDAVLKTIEKLKGCFTLGIIINDKLIGVRDPEGLRPLCLGRIVEDDMYVLASESCALDAIGAEFVRDIEAGEMVVIDNNGVESIKYKPSTKKASSFEYIYFGRPDSVIDGISVYDFRHKTGRYLYEQNPIEADIVIGVPDSGVPAAIGYAEASGIPYSAALLKNKYIGRTFIAPIQELRERAVKVKLNPIKELIEGKRVVVIDDSIVRGTTSKKLIDILFEAGAKEVHFRSASPVVIEESYFGVNIDPNNKLMGSYMSVEEIRKTIGATTLEYLSLKNLKKILNGGEDFYIGCFKEDEE, from the coding sequence ATGGGAATATTGGCTTTGCACTCAAAAAAAGTTAGGAAGGATTTAGTAGGTATAGCATACTATGGAATGTATGCTTTACAACATAGAGGACAAGAGGGAGCAGGTTATACTATCTGTGATTCTATCACTAATGGAGAAGTAAGAATAAAAACTGTTAAAAATGTTGGGCTTGTATCAGATGTATTTTTAGTTGATGATTTTCAAAAATATGAAGGAAATATTTTAATCGCTCATACAAGATATGGAAGTAAAAATACAATGTCAATAAGAAATTGTCAACCTATTGGTGGAGAATCCGCTATGGGTTATATATCTCTTGTTCATAATGGAGATTTGTCAAATAAAGAAGAGTTAAAACAGGAATTATTAAATAATGGTTCATTATTTCAAACAAGTATAGATACAGAAATAATCTTAAAATTTTTAAGTCTTTATGGTAAATATGGATATAGAGATGCAGTCTTAAAAACAATAGAAAAATTAAAAGGTTGTTTTACACTTGGAATAATAATAAACGATAAATTGATAGGTGTTCGTGATCCAGAGGGCTTAAGACCATTGTGTTTAGGAAGAATTGTTGAAGATGATATGTATGTTCTAGCTTCAGAATCTTGTGCATTAGATGCTATTGGTGCTGAATTTGTAAGAGATATAGAAGCAGGAGAAATGGTAGTTATAGATAATAATGGAGTGGAAAGCATAAAATATAAACCTAGTACAAAAAAAGCTAGTTCATTTGAATATATTTATTTTGGAAGACCTGACAGTGTTATAGATGGAATAAGTGTTTATGATTTTAGACATAAAACAGGTAGATATTTATATGAACAAAATCCAATAGAAGCAGATATAGTTATAGGAGTACCTGATTCAGGAGTTCCAGCTGCAATAGGATATGCAGAAGCAAGTGGAATACCTTATTCAGCAGCACTTTTAAAAAATAAATACATAGGTAGAACATTTATTGCACCTATTCAAGAATTAAGAGAAAGAGCAGTAAAAGTTAAATTAAATCCTATTAAAGAATTAATTGAAGGAAAAAGAGTTGTAGTTATAGATGACTCTATTGTTCGTGGAACAACTTCAAAAAAATTAATAGATATATTATTTGAAGCAGGAGCAAAAGAAGTTCATTTTAGATCTGCTTCACCAGTTGTTATTGAAGAATCATATTTTGGAGTAAATATAGATCCTAATAATAAATTGATGGGAAGCTATATGTCAGTGGAAGAAATAAGAAAAACAATAGGAGCAACAACTTTGGAATACCTATCATTAAAGAATTTAAAGAAAATTTTAAATGGTGGAGAAGATTTCTATATAGGTTGCTTCAAAGAAGATGAGGAATAA
- the purC gene encoding phosphoribosylaminoimidazolesuccinocarboxamide synthase, translating to MEKGKFIYEGKAKQLYETNDKDLVIVHYKDDATAGNGAKKGTIHNKGIMNNEITTLIFNMLEEHGIKTHFVKKLNDRDQLCQRVKIFPLEVIVRNIIAGSMAKRLGIKEGTKINNTIFEICYKNDEYGDPLINDHHAVALGIATYDELKKIYEITAKINNLLKEKFDKIGITLVDFKIEFGKNSKGEILLADEITPDTCRLWDKETGEKLDKDRFRRDLGNIEEAYIEVVKRLTESK from the coding sequence ATGGAAAAAGGTAAATTTATTTATGAAGGAAAGGCAAAACAATTATATGAAACTAATGATAAAGATTTAGTGATTGTGCATTATAAAGATGATGCAACAGCAGGAAATGGAGCAAAAAAAGGAACTATACATAATAAAGGAATAATGAATAATGAAATAACAACTTTAATATTTAATATGTTAGAAGAACATGGAATAAAAACTCATTTTGTAAAAAAATTAAATGACAGAGATCAACTATGCCAAAGAGTAAAAATATTTCCTCTTGAAGTAATAGTTAGAAATATAATTGCTGGTTCTATGGCTAAAAGACTTGGAATAAAAGAAGGAACTAAAATAAATAATACTATTTTTGAAATTTGTTATAAAAATGATGAATATGGAGATCCTTTAATTAATGATCACCATGCAGTAGCATTAGGGATAGCAACTTATGATGAATTAAAGAAAATTTATGAAATAACTGCCAAAATAAATAATCTTTTAAAAGAAAAATTTGATAAGATAGGAATAACATTAGTAGATTTTAAAATTGAATTTGGTAAAAATTCTAAAGGAGAAATTTTACTTGCAGATGAAATAACTCCTGACACTTGTAGATTATGGGATAAAGAAACAGGAGAAAAATTAGATAAAGATAGATTTAGAAGAGATTTAGGTAACATAGAAGAAGCATATATAGAAGTTGTAAAAAGATTAACAGAAAGTAAATAA
- the purE gene encoding 5-(carboxyamino)imidazole ribonucleotide mutase, with protein sequence MKVGIIFGSKSDVDVMKGAADCLKKFGIEYSAHVLSAHRVPELLEETLEKFEKEDYGVIIAGAGLAAHLPGVIASKTVLPVIGVPIKAAVEGLDALFSIVQMPKSIPVATVAINNSYNAGMLAVEILAVGDKDLKAKLLEFRKEMKEDFKKNIHVEL encoded by the coding sequence ATGAAAGTAGGAATTATATTTGGAAGTAAGTCAGATGTTGATGTGATGAAAGGAGCAGCAGACTGTTTAAAAAAGTTTGGAATTGAATATTCTGCACATGTTTTATCAGCACATAGAGTTCCTGAACTTTTAGAAGAAACATTAGAAAAATTTGAAAAAGAAGACTATGGGGTTATTATTGCAGGAGCAGGACTTGCAGCACATTTACCAGGAGTTATTGCTTCAAAAACAGTTTTACCTGTAATAGGAGTACCTATTAAAGCAGCAGTAGAGGGATTAGATGCATTATTTTCAATAGTACAAATGCCAAAATCAATTCCAGTAGCAACAGTGGCAATAAATAATTCATATAATGCAGGAATGTTAGCAGTAGAAATATTAGCAGTTGGAGATAAAGATTTAAAAGCAAAACTTTTAGAATTTAGAAAAGAAATGAAGGAAGATTTCAAAAAAAATATACATGTAGAATTATAA